In [Leptolyngbya] sp. PCC 7376, a genomic segment contains:
- a CDS encoding DUF1822 family protein, which translates to MVNPETKTTINIPQAWLVIAEKFAAEQIQLEAQTQIFQQTLAVYGLQKYLQLGDISTALEESYSWHPQTRILTGWADLLLPEHGRILCCFADQSGQVTLPPILPLNTLGFIVADLAADNVALDLVGFLPQRQIAPEAKQFSTQNLQAIATVFDELYLLSEEQYLIKTEIEKIATKDKELNLYFNTFLMPDNLLDIVNQLNQTVEKSTVEIQNLFSLAKSSFSGSEYAVAEANSIEYIDNLNRDKITQASTKLTQTLLAKTRELHQELKAI; encoded by the coding sequence ATGGTTAATCCAGAGACCAAAACGACGATCAATATTCCCCAAGCCTGGCTGGTGATCGCCGAAAAATTTGCAGCGGAACAAATCCAGCTGGAAGCCCAAACCCAAATTTTCCAACAAACATTAGCGGTTTATGGATTACAGAAATATTTGCAATTGGGAGACATCTCAACAGCCTTAGAGGAAAGCTACAGTTGGCACCCTCAAACCCGCATTCTGACCGGCTGGGCAGATTTATTGCTCCCTGAACATGGCCGTATTTTATGTTGTTTCGCAGATCAAAGTGGGCAGGTCACTTTACCGCCAATTTTGCCGTTGAACACCCTTGGATTTATCGTGGCTGATCTAGCTGCTGATAATGTAGCCCTCGATCTTGTTGGTTTTCTACCACAACGTCAGATCGCTCCGGAAGCAAAGCAGTTCTCTACACAAAATCTTCAGGCGATCGCCACGGTATTTGATGAGTTATACCTTCTTTCTGAGGAGCAATATTTAATCAAAACTGAAATAGAGAAAATTGCAACGAAAGATAAGGAACTCAATCTCTATTTCAATACTTTTTTGATGCCAGATAATCTATTAGATATCGTCAACCAACTCAATCAAACTGTTGAAAAAAGTACTGTTGAAATCCAAAATCTTTTCTCTCTAGCAAAATCATCTTTTTCAGGTTCAGAGTACGCTGTCGCTGAAGCAAATTCTATTGAATATATTGATAATCTCAATCGCGACAAAATCACTCAAGCAAGTACAAAACTAACGCAAACATTATTAGCAAAAACTCGTGAATTGCATCAGGAGCTGAAAGCCATCTAG
- a CDS encoding LLM class oxidoreductase, translating into MLKTKQEQEQAFQTINRGYDQVFQANRLTVGLVVPLENHGYNPVPTMAHHLEQIQLAESLGFASVWLRDVPFNVPTFGDAGQTYDPFVYLGFLAAQTKKIALGVSSIILPVRHPAHIAKAAATVDVLSGGRLILGVASGDRPEEYPALNLSFHDRGARFRESFEYIRHMSEDKPSFSNDYGVVTGGMDMLPKPTAKKLPLLITGGSQQNPDWLAENGDGWMIYPRNIPLQAKIINDWRSHLKASGQPNKPVLQPLYIDLADDPQAKPQPIHLGFRLGTKHLFNHLKSLEEIGVNHVALNLRFNKANIETTMKRLADEILPEFT; encoded by the coding sequence ATGCTTAAAACAAAACAAGAACAAGAACAAGCATTTCAAACGATTAATCGGGGCTATGACCAAGTTTTTCAAGCGAATCGATTGACTGTGGGTTTGGTCGTCCCCCTTGAAAACCATGGCTATAATCCTGTGCCGACTATGGCGCATCATCTTGAACAAATTCAATTAGCAGAATCACTAGGTTTCGCATCGGTTTGGTTACGGGATGTGCCGTTTAATGTACCGACTTTTGGAGATGCAGGCCAAACCTATGATCCCTTTGTTTATCTTGGTTTTTTGGCGGCACAAACAAAAAAAATTGCCCTGGGTGTTTCCAGTATTATTTTGCCTGTGCGACATCCTGCCCATATCGCTAAAGCTGCGGCAACAGTTGATGTACTTTCCGGTGGTCGATTAATTCTGGGAGTTGCATCCGGCGATCGCCCGGAAGAATATCCCGCTTTAAATTTATCGTTTCATGATCGTGGTGCGAGATTTCGAGAGAGTTTTGAATATATTCGGCACATGAGCGAGGACAAACCTTCTTTCTCGAATGATTATGGTGTGGTGACGGGGGGAATGGATATGTTGCCGAAACCAACCGCTAAAAAATTACCGTTGCTGATCACTGGGGGCAGTCAACAAAATCCTGATTGGCTTGCGGAAAATGGCGATGGTTGGATGATTTATCCGCGCAATATTCCGCTACAAGCAAAGATTATTAATGATTGGCGATCGCATCTCAAAGCTTCTGGTCAACCGAATAAGCCCGTGCTGCAACCACTTTATATTGATTTGGCCGATGATCCCCAAGCAAAACCGCAACCGATTCATCTGGGATTTCGCCTCGGCACCAAACACTTATTTAACCACCTCAAATCTTTAGAAGAAATTGGCGTGAACCATGTGGCGCTAAACCTGCGTTTTAATAAAGCCAATATTGAGACCACCATGAAACGTCTCGCCGATGAAATTTTGCCGGAGTTTACCTAG
- a CDS encoding helix-turn-helix domain-containing protein, translated as MARKYNWKTGCDVEATLSVIGGRWKAILICHLLDGRKRFGELRRLTPNATERMITLQLRELEADGVISRHVYAEVPPRVEYELTDFGRTLEQILVDMQEWGRDFKARRLAEEKTDEES; from the coding sequence GTGGCAAGAAAATATAATTGGAAAACAGGCTGCGATGTGGAGGCGACGCTGAGCGTTATTGGCGGTCGCTGGAAGGCAATTCTAATTTGTCATCTCCTCGATGGGCGCAAACGTTTCGGAGAATTGCGGCGACTCACTCCCAATGCCACAGAGCGGATGATTACTTTGCAATTGCGGGAACTAGAAGCTGATGGGGTGATTTCGCGCCATGTTTATGCCGAAGTGCCGCCCCGTGTGGAATATGAACTTACCGACTTTGGCCGCACCCTAGAGCAAATTTTGGTTGATATGCAGGAGTGGGGGCGTGATTTTAAAGCGCGCCGATTAGCGGAAGAAAAAACTGATGAAGAATCATAG
- a CDS encoding DUF3122 domain-containing protein, protein MTAQPDCTVSSSYKQVFATAHPLQKMINTETSAQDSYRKKALRILRRFVIILGLSLLLLLGDSFWAPLSNAEIRQYHNGTGEMLDQSRRSMRDIDRRSWQVVVFQDVQDGVIGHTELRLVGFPGQIEFQHPQPLVIRTRTGQDFQAHDEFEDGAPMASVGQFDVTEIVSQLPEDEPVILELPTIPRSILKIPTSFVLEWQLIS, encoded by the coding sequence GTGACGGCGCAACCTGATTGCACTGTGTCATCATCATATAAGCAGGTTTTTGCCACGGCTCACCCGTTACAAAAAATGATCAACACAGAAACATCTGCACAAGATTCTTATCGCAAAAAAGCGCTGCGTATTCTTCGACGTTTTGTGATTATTTTGGGTTTAAGTCTGTTGTTACTGCTTGGTGATAGCTTTTGGGCACCGCTTAGCAATGCAGAAATTCGTCAGTATCACAATGGCACTGGAGAAATGCTCGATCAGTCCCGTCGATCAATGCGAGATATTGATCGTCGATCTTGGCAAGTCGTGGTATTCCAAGATGTTCAGGATGGCGTGATTGGTCATACAGAACTACGTCTTGTTGGGTTTCCGGGGCAGATCGAGTTTCAGCATCCCCAGCCTTTAGTTATCCGGACTCGCACTGGACAAGATTTTCAGGCTCATGATGAGTTTGAAGACGGCGCACCTATGGCTAGTGTTGGGCAATTTGATGTGACAGAGATTGTTTCGCAGCTCCCAGAGGATGAACCTGTAATCCTTGAATTGCCGACTATCCCAAGGTCAATATTGAAAATCCCTACGTCATTTGTACTAGAGTGGCAACTGATCTCTTAA
- a CDS encoding patatin-like phospholipase family protein encodes MTTNERPYKILALDGGGFRGVMTAQILAKIEAEISAKYDGCKLHEYFDLVTGTSTGSLLAAGIALGMSAKELLDLYEENGDRIFPSGMRFRRRFTGLLSNLGLYNNKTGLGKVLEEKFGDVAMGALPDEAPVLLIPSYDLTARRTNWFCSNNPKTDPVWYDSVPIWKICTCSSAAPTFFPPFELPYKDGTERPFIDGGVSVNNPALIGIAHALFLPYRDAVDNPPDYTLNDLAVLSIGTGESIEPFSYKQVRRWGALKWVQRLPDLFLPAPNEVNAAICWQIIRQESDENAKRVLRLDYALPSREQYMDNEGYSKLKEVESVHQAFLKKQFGAIDNPDLFKAYKDFAQCYLDGELLSRDLARTTLRDSVPPNEAIAEFIENNQYPTNKYPHKCD; translated from the coding sequence ATGACTACAAATGAGAGACCATATAAAATCCTAGCTTTAGATGGCGGGGGCTTTCGAGGGGTAATGACAGCCCAAATCCTTGCCAAAATTGAAGCTGAGATCAGTGCCAAATATGACGGCTGTAAGCTTCATGAGTATTTTGACCTCGTAACTGGTACATCCACTGGTTCTCTATTGGCGGCAGGTATTGCACTGGGGATGTCCGCCAAAGAATTGCTCGATTTGTATGAAGAGAATGGCGATCGCATCTTTCCTTCAGGGATGCGCTTTCGACGTCGATTTACAGGCCTTCTCTCAAACCTGGGACTATACAACAATAAAACTGGTTTAGGGAAAGTCCTGGAAGAAAAATTCGGTGATGTTGCGATGGGTGCTCTTCCGGATGAAGCGCCTGTTTTATTAATTCCTTCTTATGATTTAACAGCCCGTCGTACAAATTGGTTTTGTAGTAATAATCCGAAGACTGATCCCGTTTGGTATGACTCAGTTCCTATTTGGAAAATTTGTACCTGTTCTTCCGCAGCTCCAACTTTTTTCCCGCCATTTGAATTGCCTTATAAAGATGGCACCGAAAGACCTTTTATTGATGGTGGTGTTTCTGTAAATAATCCCGCTTTAATTGGTATTGCCCACGCTTTATTTTTGCCCTATCGGGATGCTGTTGATAATCCGCCAGATTACACACTGAATGATTTAGCGGTGCTGTCTATCGGTACTGGAGAATCGATTGAGCCGTTTAGTTATAAGCAAGTGCGACGTTGGGGGGCATTGAAATGGGTGCAACGTTTGCCAGATTTATTTTTGCCTGCTCCTAATGAGGTTAACGCTGCGATTTGTTGGCAGATTATTCGGCAGGAAAGCGATGAAAATGCGAAGCGAGTTTTGCGTTTGGATTATGCGCTTCCGAGTCGAGAACAGTATATGGATAATGAAGGATATTCAAAATTAAAAGAGGTAGAGTCAGTTCATCAGGCTTTTCTGAAAAAACAGTTTGGAGCGATTGATAATCCTGACCTATTTAAGGCTTACAAAGATTTTGCTCAGTGTTATTTAGATGGAGAATTATTGTCTCGGGATTTGGCTCGTACTACTCTTCGAGATTCTGTTCCTCCTAATGAGGCGATCGCCGAATTTATTGAGAATAATCAGTATCCGACTAATAAGTATCCCCATAAGTGTGACTAG
- a CDS encoding mucoidy inhibitor MuiA family protein: MARNIDTAIAAVTVLSDRAMVTRKGNFSVTPEDQHWLISPLPLTVSPDSIRVKGRGTAAVKFLAIATETIVTVESADQKIAQLDRDIEALQTQLKTQSDRLKTLELQQNFIGNLSEESIERFAKNLAAGKITLDKASNFLDFVGHQHQTFAEQIQTYNEQIRQLNREIQALEQQKSLLRNPSKKRHYELALSVEVDGSGDFELEISYQVSQASWLPRYDLAIDTATKTLTLDYLADVVQSTGEDWQNADLTISTAQVQQGIIPPELSPWYLNIRQPVPPPAPRAAAMPRKKSKSRSPQPMVGAAFDDMAESAAAPEEIMEEATPVKSEVKRQGSTVTFHVGAGGDIPSDRNPHQVTLFHGEYPLKLNYLALPRKVSFAYLQATFLNPTDGVTLLPGVANLFRDQAFVGKDNLKNISPGQEVTLNLGIDEGLQIERKLGDRQVDKTLISKLRRITYAYEVKVKNLREQSQSLTLQEQIPVGRHEKIKVNLQKVEPKVEPTKLGILEWKTEIVAGGEQLFAYQFTVEYPPNLEIRGLLE, encoded by the coding sequence ATGGCTCGTAATATCGACACGGCGATCGCCGCGGTAACGGTTCTAAGTGACCGGGCAATGGTGACGCGTAAGGGCAATTTTTCGGTAACGCCCGAGGATCAACATTGGCTCATTTCGCCGTTGCCGCTGACTGTTTCCCCTGATTCGATTCGAGTAAAAGGCCGTGGTACTGCCGCCGTGAAATTCCTGGCGATCGCCACCGAAACTATTGTCACTGTCGAAAGCGCTGATCAGAAAATTGCACAACTAGACCGCGATATTGAGGCGCTACAAACACAGCTCAAAACCCAGAGCGATCGCCTCAAAACCCTAGAACTCCAACAAAACTTTATTGGTAATCTCAGTGAAGAATCCATTGAGCGATTTGCGAAAAATTTAGCGGCGGGAAAAATCACCCTGGATAAAGCCAGTAACTTTCTCGACTTTGTCGGCCACCAACATCAAACATTTGCTGAGCAGATTCAGACGTATAACGAACAAATCCGTCAGCTAAACCGCGAAATCCAAGCTCTCGAACAACAAAAATCTCTTCTGCGAAATCCCTCAAAAAAACGACATTATGAGTTGGCTCTCTCTGTGGAAGTGGATGGCAGCGGTGATTTCGAGCTGGAAATCAGCTATCAAGTGAGTCAGGCCTCATGGTTGCCGCGTTACGATCTCGCCATCGATACCGCCACTAAAACATTGACCCTCGATTACCTTGCCGATGTGGTGCAAAGTACTGGCGAAGATTGGCAGAATGCAGATCTCACCATTTCGACTGCGCAGGTGCAACAGGGTATTATTCCGCCGGAACTGTCACCTTGGTATCTCAATATTCGGCAGCCGGTTCCACCTCCAGCTCCCCGTGCCGCTGCCATGCCTCGCAAAAAATCAAAATCGCGATCGCCACAGCCTATGGTTGGAGCAGCCTTTGATGATATGGCAGAGTCAGCGGCGGCACCAGAGGAAATTATGGAAGAGGCTACTCCTGTCAAATCCGAAGTGAAACGGCAAGGCAGCACCGTGACTTTTCATGTGGGAGCCGGCGGTGATATTCCTAGTGATCGCAATCCCCATCAAGTCACGCTTTTTCACGGAGAATATCCTCTCAAGCTGAATTATTTGGCTCTACCTCGCAAGGTGAGTTTTGCCTACCTCCAAGCCACTTTCCTCAATCCCACTGACGGCGTGACATTATTGCCGGGGGTTGCCAATCTTTTCCGTGACCAAGCATTTGTCGGTAAAGATAATCTCAAAAATATTTCGCCTGGACAGGAAGTTACTCTAAATCTTGGCATTGATGAAGGGCTGCAAATTGAGCGTAAATTAGGCGATCGCCAAGTCGATAAAACCTTGATCAGTAAGTTGCGTCGGATTACCTATGCCTATGAAGTGAAAGTCAAAAATTTGCGGGAGCAGTCGCAATCACTGACATTACAAGAACAGATTCCGGTGGGACGCCATGAAAAAATCAAAGTAAATCTTCAGAAAGTCGAGCCAAAAGTGGAACCCACTAAGCTTGGAATTCTCGAATGGAAAACAGAAATTGTGGCTGGCGGTGAGCAACTATTCGCCTATCAGTTCACTGTAGAATATCCGCCCAATCTTGAAATTAGAGGTTTATTGGAATAA
- a CDS encoding site-2 protease family protein, translating into MEVWLLFFIMGMLTYALIRRTVPPENKAPIGLLWLVMMLPASSWLIWILIYGASVPMPILAMLPLLIISPITYWSLIEWGKPPTKEGEDKPQTDEKLPDAATLANRISLKKEELKNLNKPKKANRPISSKEEEALRQCFPWGTFYLQNIDYYPQAVICKGKLRAVPKDAYQTIRTNIENLFGDRFVVVFQESFKGQPFFALVPNPWKAEQESENQEPLTRPLLAIALMLITVFTTTVMGLELQNVDPEILQQNPDLLWQGLPYGLLIVLIFGLHELGHYFVGLYYKVKAHLPYFVPIPFFVGTLGAYTQRKSPIPHRQALFDISAAGSFIGMVITLPCLWIGLSLSQVVPLPEEATLLTLNEFDPRFSFLLALISRLAMGAQFTTDMAIDLHPVAIAGYVAFIFGGMQLLPIGQLDGGLMTHAVFGQRTAGVIAQVTRLCMIAIAFVQPNFVFLAVFAILMPLAHQPALNDVTDLDNRRDILGIVNLVFVMLIFLPLPGAIATWLNF; encoded by the coding sequence ATGGAAGTCTGGCTGCTATTTTTTATCATGGGTATGTTGACCTATGCCCTAATCCGTCGCACTGTACCGCCGGAAAATAAGGCACCCATTGGCTTGCTGTGGTTAGTGATGATGTTGCCTGCATCGTCTTGGCTCATCTGGATTTTGATCTATGGTGCGTCGGTGCCAATGCCAATCTTGGCGATGTTACCGCTGCTCATTATTTCGCCAATTACCTATTGGTCACTGATTGAATGGGGTAAACCGCCAACGAAAGAGGGTGAGGATAAACCTCAAACTGATGAAAAACTTCCCGATGCTGCCACCCTTGCTAATCGGATTTCCCTAAAGAAAGAAGAACTAAAAAATTTAAACAAGCCGAAAAAAGCCAATCGCCCCATCAGTAGTAAAGAGGAAGAAGCCCTGAGGCAATGTTTCCCGTGGGGGACTTTTTATCTACAGAATATTGATTATTATCCCCAGGCTGTGATTTGTAAGGGTAAGCTGCGGGCAGTGCCAAAGGATGCCTATCAAACGATTCGCACCAATATCGAGAATTTGTTTGGCGATCGCTTTGTCGTGGTATTCCAAGAAAGTTTTAAAGGTCAACCCTTTTTTGCTCTCGTTCCAAATCCTTGGAAGGCAGAACAAGAGTCAGAAAATCAAGAGCCGTTAACCCGTCCTTTGTTAGCGATCGCCTTGATGCTGATTACGGTATTTACCACGACAGTGATGGGCTTGGAATTACAAAATGTAGACCCAGAAATCCTCCAACAGAATCCTGATTTGTTGTGGCAAGGATTACCCTATGGTTTGCTCATTGTTCTAATTTTTGGGCTGCATGAGCTTGGTCATTATTTTGTGGGTCTCTATTACAAAGTGAAGGCGCACTTGCCCTATTTCGTGCCGATTCCATTTTTTGTGGGAACTCTGGGTGCTTATACCCAACGAAAATCCCCCATTCCCCACCGCCAAGCTCTGTTTGATATTTCGGCTGCTGGGTCGTTTATTGGCATGGTGATCACGTTGCCTTGTCTATGGATTGGTCTCAGTTTGTCGCAAGTCGTGCCGCTACCGGAAGAAGCCACATTATTAACGTTGAATGAGTTTGATCCGAGGTTTTCATTTCTCCTCGCATTAATCAGTCGCTTGGCAATGGGCGCACAGTTCACAACCGATATGGCCATTGATCTTCATCCTGTGGCGATCGCCGGATATGTGGCCTTTATTTTTGGTGGAATGCAGCTTTTACCCATTGGGCAATTGGATGGCGGATTAATGACCCATGCAGTATTTGGTCAACGGACAGCGGGTGTGATTGCCCAAGTAACACGCCTTTGTATGATTGCGATCGCCTTTGTGCAGCCTAATTTTGTATTCCTCGCGGTGTTTGCGATTTTGATGCCACTAGCCCATCAGCCAGCGTTAAACGATGTCACGGATCTGGATAATCGCCGCGATATTTTGGGCATTGTTAATTTAGTGTTTGTGATGCTAATTTTCTTGCCACTGCCAGGGGCGATCGCCACATGGTTGAATTTTTAG
- a CDS encoding enoyl-CoA hydratase/isomerase family protein — translation MDDKFTTFTVRVEKAIAWVTFDFPPVNVQGLPMLADLNMLAQHLEANRDIKVVVFQSAHPEIFVAHADTSFLKEMSAQAVSRDEVKLLDLQVVLERISKLPQATIAKIEGFARGGGHEFALACDMRFAARGKAKFMQMEVGMGILPCGGGASRMARQTGLGKALEIILGAQDFDADQAEAYGTVNKALDPDEIGAYVENLAHRIALWPAESINACKQSVYESIDKPIDEALKAEAYWLYQATSQTPALERFQWADDNGAQFDMDNQRAWEKLVVGVQEIN, via the coding sequence ATGGATGATAAGTTCACAACCTTTACCGTTCGCGTCGAAAAGGCGATCGCCTGGGTGACTTTCGATTTCCCGCCTGTAAATGTGCAGGGTTTACCGATGTTGGCTGATTTGAATATGTTGGCGCAGCACCTTGAAGCCAATCGCGACATTAAGGTGGTGGTGTTTCAATCGGCTCATCCTGAGATTTTTGTGGCCCATGCCGACACCAGTTTTCTCAAAGAAATGTCTGCCCAAGCTGTGTCCCGCGATGAGGTAAAACTCCTTGATTTGCAGGTGGTTTTGGAACGTATCAGTAAATTACCCCAGGCCACAATCGCTAAAATTGAAGGCTTTGCGCGGGGTGGCGGCCATGAATTTGCCTTGGCCTGCGATATGCGATTTGCAGCTCGTGGTAAAGCAAAGTTTATGCAAATGGAAGTGGGCATGGGGATTTTGCCTTGTGGTGGTGGCGCATCGCGGATGGCTCGACAAACAGGTTTAGGTAAGGCGCTGGAAATTATTTTGGGGGCGCAGGATTTTGATGCCGACCAAGCGGAAGCCTATGGCACAGTGAACAAAGCCCTTGACCCCGATGAAATTGGTGCTTATGTGGAAAATTTGGCGCATCGTATTGCCCTTTGGCCTGCTGAATCCATCAATGCTTGTAAGCAAAGTGTTTATGAATCCATCGATAAACCGATTGATGAAGCACTAAAAGCGGAAGCATATTGGCTCTATCAGGCGACAAGTCAAACCCCTGCCCTCGAACGTTTTCAGTGGGCTGACGATAATGGTGCACAGTTCGATATGGATAATCAGCGAGCTTGGGAAAAGCTGGTCGTTGGTGTTCAGGAGATTAATTAA
- a CDS encoding SDR family NAD(P)-dependent oxidoreductase, protein MTKTILITGSTDGIGLETAKKFVSLGHTVLIHGRNPSKLENVANALAAEDGQVESYLADLSHMADVEAMAQAIAAKYSKLDILINNAGIFKTANPITDDGLDVRFVVNAIASYFLTQKLLPLMTTEGRIINLSSAAQATVNLKALAGQIKIADDFEAYAQSKTAITIWSHVLAQTNGNPIIIAVNPGSLLGSKMVKEGFGMAGKDIQIGVDILTRAALSEEFATASGKYFDNDSKRFVIAHADVENPQKSKEVVEAIETVLAKLTKSL, encoded by the coding sequence ATGACCAAAACAATTTTGATTACAGGTTCGACGGACGGCATCGGTCTTGAAACCGCCAAGAAATTTGTGTCCCTCGGCCATACAGTTTTGATCCACGGCCGTAATCCAAGCAAGCTTGAAAACGTTGCGAATGCTCTTGCTGCTGAAGATGGCCAAGTAGAAAGTTATCTTGCTGATTTGTCCCACATGGCTGATGTTGAAGCTATGGCACAGGCGATCGCCGCCAAATATTCTAAGTTGGATATCCTCATTAACAATGCAGGCATTTTCAAGACAGCAAATCCCATTACTGATGATGGTCTAGATGTGAGATTTGTCGTGAATGCGATCGCCTCTTATTTCCTCACCCAAAAACTGTTGCCTCTAATGACAACTGAGGGAAGAATTATCAATTTATCCTCTGCCGCCCAAGCCACCGTAAATTTAAAAGCATTAGCGGGTCAAATTAAAATTGCCGACGATTTTGAGGCCTATGCCCAGAGCAAAACAGCCATCACAATTTGGTCACATGTCCTTGCTCAAACAAACGGAAACCCTATCATTATTGCTGTTAATCCGGGTTCACTTCTTGGTAGCAAAATGGTCAAAGAAGGATTTGGGATGGCCGGCAAGGATATTCAGATTGGCGTAGATATCCTGACTCGTGCGGCACTATCTGAAGAATTCGCCACAGCTTCCGGTAAATATTTTGATAACGACTCCAAACGGTTTGTGATCGCCCATGCCGATGTCGAGAATCCTCAAAAGTCCAAAGAGGTTGTTGAGGCGATCGAAACTGTTTTAGCGAAACTCACAAAATCACTTTAA